The segment TCAAGGGCTTGACGCCCTTCTTGACGCCGTACCGCAAACAGTTCTTCCTGGCCGGTATCGCGCTGGTGGTGGCCGCCGCCTCGACCCTGGCCATTCCCGCCGCCTTCAAGCAGATGATCGACCTCGGTTTCGGCGGCGCGGCCGGCTCGAAAAGCATCCAGCACGTCGACCTGGTCTTCCTCGCCTTGTTCGGCGTGGCGTCCATCCTGGCGCTGGCCACGGCGGCGCGCTTCTATACGGTGTCGTGGCTGGGCGAACGGGTCACGGCCGACATCCGCAGCGCCGTGTACCGCCACGTCGTCACGCAAAGCCCCGCCTTCTTTGAAACGACGCAGACGGGCGAAGTCCTGTCGCGCATCACCACCGACACAACCCTGATACAGGCCGTCGTCGGCACCAGCATCTCGATGGCGCTGCGCAATGTGCTGCTGTTCCTGGGCGGCCTGGTGATGCTGTTCGTCACCAGCGCCAAGCTGGCGGGCATCATCATCGGCCTCTTGATTCTCGTCGTCGTGCCCATCATCGTGTTTGGCCGCCGCGTGCGCAAGCTGTCGCGCGATTCGCAGGACCGCATCGCCGACGCGTCGGCCATGGCAGGCGAAATCCTCAACGCCATGCCGACCGTGCAGGCGTTTACGCACGAGAAAATCGAATCGACACGCTTTGGCGACTCCGTCGAAGGCGCCTTCATGACGGCCATGCGCCGCATCCGCGCCCGCGCCCTGCTCACCATGATCGCCATCCTGCTCGTCTTCGGCACCATCGTGTTCGTGCTGTGGCTGGGCGCGCGCGCCGTGCTGGAAGGCTCGATGACGGGCGGAGACCTGGGCCAGTTCATCCTGTACGCGTCCATCGTGGCCGGCGCCATCGGCGCCCTGTCCGAAGTCATGGGCGAAGCGCAGCGCGCGGCCGGCGCCACCGAGCGCCTGCTGGAACTGATGGCCGTCAGATCGGAAATCGAATCGCCGGTCACGCCGCTGCAGCTGCCCGCGCGCGCCGCCACCGGCGCCGCGCTGTCGCTCGACGACGTCATGTTCTCGTACCCGTCGCGGCCTGATACACACGCGCTCAACCACGTCAGCCTCGACATCCGCGCCGGCGAAACGGTGGCCGTCGTCGGCCCTTCCGGCGCCGGCAAGACCACCCTGTTCCAGCTGTTCCTGCGCTTCTATGATCCGCAAAGCGGCAGCATCCGCCTCGACGGCGTGGACATCAAGCAGCTGGACCTGCACACCCTGCGCGACGCCATCGGCATCGTGCCGCAAGATACCGTGATCTTCTCGGCCGACGCCATGGAGAACATCCGCTACGGC is part of the Janthinobacterium sp. 67 genome and harbors:
- a CDS encoding ABC transporter transmembrane domain-containing protein, with the protein product MTTSTETGSTSTASTAATPDTGTSRELKKGSLAAFKGLTPFLTPYRKQFFLAGIALVVAAASTLAIPAAFKQMIDLGFGGAAGSKSIQHVDLVFLALFGVASILALATAARFYTVSWLGERVTADIRSAVYRHVVTQSPAFFETTQTGEVLSRITTDTTLIQAVVGTSISMALRNVLLFLGGLVMLFVTSAKLAGIIIGLLILVVVPIIVFGRRVRKLSRDSQDRIADASAMAGEILNAMPTVQAFTHEKIESTRFGDSVEGAFMTAMRRIRARALLTMIAILLVFGTIVFVLWLGARAVLEGSMTGGDLGQFILYASIVAGAIGALSEVMGEAQRAAGATERLLELMAVRSEIESPVTPLQLPARAATGAALSLDDVMFSYPSRPDTHALNHVSLDIRAGETVAVVGPSGAGKTTLFQLFLRFYDPQSGSIRLDGVDIKQLDLHTLRDAIGIVPQDTVIFSADAMENIRYGRADASDEEVIAAAKMAAAHEFIERLPNGYKSFLGERGVRLSGGQRQRIAIARALLKNPPLLLLDEATSALDAESERLVQKALEAAMVGRTTVIIAHRLATVQRADRIIVMEDGKIVETGTHASLVALGGIYANLAALQFHHVQLN